Proteins encoded together in one Nocardioides marinisabuli window:
- a CDS encoding acyl-CoA synthetase, translating to MAKNIADLFEHAVDVVPTNPALKLGDEVVTYAELEARANRLAHHLQDRGVEPGQHVGVYAKNSIDHVVAILAILKIRAVSINVNYRYVESELNYLFDNADLVALVHERTYAPLVAACAPHHERLTTFVAIRDVSDPDDDSDLTSFGGTTLEDAVAGASAERDFAERSADDLHIIYTGGTTGFPKGVMWRHEDFWRVLGGGIDFYTGADLDEYDQSKQATDPRMVTFPLSPLMHGGAQAGLLMHLFAGHLTVLEPKFDAQRTWEVVERDKVQLIFMTGDAMARPLIEEFERKAATGTPYDASSLFAISSSAAIFSHPIKQRWLQAFPDAIFTDSVGASETGFQGMGMQDKEHISTDGPVIGLGPRSVVIGEDGRFLSMTEDVGRTGRLGRGGSVPVGYYKDPEKSAATFIEIDGERYSVPGDFARIETDNRITLLGRGSNCVNTGGEKVFPEEVEMAIKGHPAVYDVLVVGIPDETYGQAVAAVCELREGTTLELDDLREHLRDQLSGYKLPRHLTIVDRVPRNATGKAQYVAAKKMITDASAAAV from the coding sequence GTGGCCAAGAACATAGCTGACCTCTTCGAGCACGCCGTCGACGTCGTCCCCACCAACCCCGCCCTCAAGCTCGGTGACGAGGTGGTGACCTACGCCGAGCTGGAGGCCCGGGCCAACCGCCTGGCCCACCACCTGCAGGACCGGGGCGTCGAGCCCGGCCAGCACGTCGGTGTCTACGCCAAGAACTCGATCGACCACGTGGTGGCGATCCTGGCGATCCTCAAGATCCGCGCCGTCAGCATCAACGTCAACTACCGCTACGTCGAGAGCGAGCTCAACTACCTCTTCGACAACGCCGACCTCGTCGCCCTCGTGCACGAGCGCACCTACGCGCCCCTGGTCGCGGCCTGCGCGCCGCACCACGAGCGACTCACCACCTTCGTGGCGATCCGCGACGTGAGCGACCCCGACGACGACAGCGACCTGACCTCCTTCGGCGGCACCACGCTCGAGGACGCGGTGGCCGGGGCGAGCGCCGAGCGCGACTTCGCCGAGCGCAGCGCCGACGACCTGCACATCATCTACACCGGCGGCACCACCGGCTTCCCCAAGGGCGTGATGTGGCGCCACGAGGACTTCTGGCGGGTGCTCGGCGGCGGCATCGACTTCTACACCGGCGCCGACCTCGACGAGTACGACCAGTCCAAGCAGGCCACCGACCCGCGCATGGTCACCTTCCCGCTCAGCCCCCTGATGCACGGCGGCGCCCAGGCGGGCCTGCTGATGCACCTCTTCGCCGGCCACCTCACGGTGCTCGAGCCCAAGTTCGACGCGCAGCGCACCTGGGAGGTCGTCGAGCGCGACAAGGTGCAGCTGATCTTCATGACCGGGGACGCGATGGCGCGCCCGCTCATCGAGGAGTTCGAGCGCAAGGCGGCGACCGGCACGCCGTACGACGCCTCGAGCCTGTTCGCGATCTCCAGCAGCGCCGCGATCTTCAGCCACCCCATCAAGCAGCGCTGGCTCCAGGCCTTCCCCGACGCGATCTTCACCGACTCCGTGGGCGCGTCCGAGACCGGCTTCCAGGGCATGGGCATGCAGGACAAGGAGCACATCAGCACCGACGGCCCGGTCATCGGCCTGGGCCCGCGCAGCGTGGTCATCGGTGAGGACGGCCGCTTCCTGTCCATGACCGAGGACGTGGGTCGCACCGGACGCCTGGGCCGCGGCGGCTCGGTGCCCGTCGGCTACTACAAGGACCCCGAGAAGTCGGCCGCGACCTTCATCGAGATCGACGGTGAGCGCTACTCGGTGCCCGGTGACTTCGCCCGCATCGAGACCGACAACCGGATCACGCTGCTGGGCCGCGGCTCGAACTGCGTCAACACCGGCGGCGAGAAGGTCTTCCCCGAGGAGGTCGAGATGGCCATCAAGGGCCACCCGGCGGTCTACGACGTGCTGGTGGTCGGCATCCCCGACGAGACCTACGGGCAGGCGGTGGCCGCCGTGTGCGAGCTGCGCGAGGGCACCACGCTCGAGCTCGACGACCTGCGCGAGCACCTGCGCGACCAGCTCAGCGGCTACAAGCTGCCCCGGCACCTCACCATCGTCGACCGGGTGCCGCGCAACGCCACCGGCAAGGCGCAGTACGTCGCGGCCAAGAAGATGATCACCGACGCCAGCGCCGCCGCCGTCTGA
- the fadD1 gene encoding fatty-acid--CoA ligase FadD1 → MAENIQQLLRERVEDDSTALVHGDRSWTWREHLAEASAEASALVAALDPQRPAHVGTLLDNGPQMLRAMAGAGLGGYVLCGINTTRRGESLAADVRRADCQVLLTDEAHLPLLAGLDLGGARVVDVDSQEWADEVAAAGPLVPHREVGAMDTMMMIFTSGTSGDPKAVQVPHILPVFSGLDLVGRFSLGPDDVCYLAMPLFHSNAVAAGWAVALTCGATMVPTTFSASRFLDDVRKHGVTYMNYVGKPLAYVLATAERDDDADNPLRAAFGNEASDRDIEEFARRFDCRVVDGFGSTELAIIIQREDGTPPGSVGRGADGVAIYDSESVTECAVAVFDEHGALTNADEAVGELVNTQGRGYFSGYYNDPDADDERMRHGMYWSGDLAYRDADGWIYLAGRTADWMRVDGENLAAGPIERILQRLPGLSRIAVYAVPDERVGDQVMAAVVLEDEARLTPQELEAFLAAQPDLSPKAWPRYVRINDDLPSTATNKVLKRELVAQGVSAGGGTLWTREERGRSYA, encoded by the coding sequence GTGGCCGAGAACATCCAGCAGCTGCTGCGCGAGCGGGTCGAGGACGACTCCACCGCGCTCGTGCACGGCGACCGGTCCTGGACCTGGCGCGAGCACCTCGCGGAGGCCTCTGCCGAGGCGTCGGCGCTCGTGGCCGCCCTCGACCCCCAGCGCCCGGCCCACGTCGGCACCCTGCTCGACAACGGCCCCCAGATGCTGCGGGCGATGGCCGGCGCGGGCCTCGGCGGCTACGTGCTGTGCGGCATCAACACCACCCGCCGCGGCGAGTCGCTCGCCGCCGACGTACGACGCGCGGACTGCCAGGTCCTGCTCACCGACGAGGCCCACCTGCCGCTGCTGGCCGGCCTCGACCTCGGCGGCGCCCGGGTCGTCGACGTCGACTCCCAGGAGTGGGCCGACGAGGTCGCGGCCGCGGGCCCGCTGGTGCCGCACCGCGAGGTGGGCGCCATGGACACGATGATGATGATCTTCACCAGCGGCACCAGCGGCGACCCGAAGGCCGTGCAGGTGCCCCACATCCTGCCGGTCTTCTCGGGCCTCGACCTGGTCGGCCGCTTCTCGCTGGGCCCCGACGACGTCTGCTACCTGGCGATGCCGCTCTTCCACTCCAACGCGGTGGCGGCCGGCTGGGCGGTCGCGCTGACCTGCGGCGCGACCATGGTGCCGACGACGTTCTCGGCCTCGCGCTTCCTCGACGACGTGCGCAAGCACGGCGTGACCTACATGAACTACGTCGGCAAGCCCCTGGCCTACGTGCTGGCCACCGCCGAGCGCGACGACGACGCCGACAACCCGCTGCGGGCGGCGTTCGGCAACGAGGCCAGCGACCGCGACATCGAGGAGTTCGCGCGGCGCTTCGACTGCCGCGTGGTCGACGGCTTCGGCTCCACCGAGCTGGCCATCATCATCCAGCGCGAGGACGGCACCCCGCCCGGGTCGGTCGGCAGGGGCGCGGACGGCGTGGCGATCTACGACAGCGAGAGCGTCACCGAGTGCGCCGTGGCGGTCTTCGACGAGCACGGCGCTCTCACCAACGCCGACGAGGCGGTGGGCGAGCTGGTCAACACCCAGGGCCGCGGCTACTTCTCCGGCTACTACAACGACCCCGACGCCGACGACGAGCGGATGCGCCACGGCATGTACTGGTCGGGCGACCTGGCCTACCGCGACGCGGACGGGTGGATCTACCTCGCCGGGCGCACCGCCGACTGGATGCGCGTGGACGGCGAGAACCTGGCCGCCGGTCCGATCGAGCGCATCCTGCAGCGGCTCCCCGGGCTCAGCCGGATCGCGGTGTACGCCGTCCCGGACGAGCGCGTGGGTGACCAGGTGATGGCTGCGGTCGTGCTCGAGGACGAGGCGAGGCTGACCCCGCAGGAGCTCGAGGCGTTCCTCGCCGCGCAGCCCGACCTCTCCCCCAAGGCCTGGCCCCGCTACGTGCGGATCAACGACGACCTGCCCTCCACGGCCACCAACAAGGTCCTCAAGCGCGAGCTGGTCGCCCAGGGCGTCAGCGCCGGCGGCGGCACGCTCTGGACCCGCGAGGAGCGCGGGCGCTCGTACGCCTGA
- a CDS encoding S8 family peptidase, with amino-acid sequence MKTTSLRAVAAAVLAGALLAVPSPSSGDRRDDERDGRGTDIVVKLDPASGYTAQDVERDFPVVLHDDVLASRQVYLYRPTDPEAWDGDDDEKDAAELAKDIEKHDGVVFAEPDVRTVLADGHYHSWPQGTPRKIGKKSKAFLRQPLAKQFKLKRVHRISTGQGVRVAVLDTGVARSHPVLRGHLRDGYDYVDDDSRPVDRARGLDGNQNGVVDEAYGHGTFVAGMVLLVAPDVTIVPMRVLDSDGAGSIYLVAQAIWDATELGVDVVNLSLGTSGRVESDLVDEAIEHAHAHGVEVVAAAGNSAQDRKAYPAELDKVLSVTSVSVGKDSVSKFANWGDWVDVAAPGSRVRGPVPSRGFARWAGTSMAAPQVSGQVALLRAAGADRKDGEKAVQETAREFDEDERKRIKHGTVDLLSSLRYLASR; translated from the coding sequence ATGAAGACCACGTCCCTGAGAGCCGTCGCCGCCGCCGTCCTGGCGGGGGCCCTGCTGGCCGTGCCTTCCCCCTCGTCGGGGGACCGGCGCGACGACGAGCGCGACGGGCGCGGCACCGACATCGTGGTGAAGCTCGACCCGGCCAGCGGCTACACCGCCCAGGACGTGGAGCGCGACTTCCCCGTCGTCCTGCACGACGACGTGCTGGCGTCGCGCCAGGTCTACCTCTACCGCCCCACCGACCCCGAGGCGTGGGACGGCGACGACGACGAGAAGGACGCCGCGGAGCTGGCCAAGGACATCGAGAAGCACGACGGGGTCGTCTTCGCCGAGCCCGACGTCCGCACCGTCCTGGCCGACGGCCACTACCACAGCTGGCCGCAGGGGACGCCGAGGAAGATCGGCAAGAAAAGCAAGGCGTTCCTGCGCCAGCCGCTGGCCAAGCAGTTCAAGCTCAAGCGGGTCCACCGGATCAGCACGGGCCAGGGGGTGCGGGTCGCGGTGCTCGACACGGGCGTCGCCCGGAGCCACCCCGTCCTGCGCGGGCACCTGCGGGACGGCTACGACTACGTCGACGACGACAGCCGTCCGGTCGACCGTGCGCGTGGCCTCGACGGCAACCAGAACGGTGTCGTGGACGAGGCCTACGGCCACGGCACCTTCGTCGCCGGCATGGTGCTGCTCGTCGCCCCCGACGTCACGATCGTCCCGATGCGGGTCCTCGACAGCGACGGCGCCGGCAGCATCTACCTGGTCGCGCAGGCGATCTGGGACGCCACCGAGCTCGGCGTCGACGTCGTCAACCTCAGCCTCGGCACCTCCGGCCGGGTCGAGTCCGACCTGGTCGACGAGGCCATCGAGCACGCGCACGCGCACGGTGTCGAGGTCGTGGCGGCAGCCGGCAACTCGGCCCAGGACCGCAAGGCCTATCCCGCGGAGCTGGACAAGGTGCTGAGCGTGACGTCGGTCTCGGTCGGCAAGGACTCGGTCTCGAAGTTCGCCAACTGGGGCGACTGGGTCGACGTGGCGGCGCCCGGCAGCCGGGTCCGCGGGCCGGTGCCCTCGCGCGGCTTCGCCCGGTGGGCGGGCACCTCGATGGCTGCGCCCCAGGTCAGCGGTCAGGTGGCGCTGCTGCGCGCTGCGGGCGCCGACCGCAAGGACGGGGAGAAGGCCGTGCAGGAGACCGCGCGCGAGTTCGACGAGGACGAGCGCAAGCGGATCAAGCACGGCACGGTCGACCTGCTCTCGAGCCTGCGCTACCTCGCCTCCCGCTGA
- a CDS encoding crotonase/enoyl-CoA hydratase family protein has product MTTPSDATSPVDAPREEPHCLVEQVGHTLVVTMNRPARRNALSGQMLRIMEDAWDRVNGDDDIRVCILTGAGGYFCAGMDLQAADDKPPSESFESGEFDPTVIKGLLKGFRLTKPLVAAVEGPAIAGGTEILQGTDIRVAGESARFGVAEARWSLYPMGGSAVRLPRQVPYTVAAELLLTGRTLGAAEAKALGLVGHVVPDGQALAKAHELADMVAANGPLAVQAILRTMRDSEGRHEEDCWAADAAVGAAVFSSEDAKEGPRAFLEKRKPVFRGR; this is encoded by the coding sequence ATGACGACCCCGAGCGACGCCACCTCCCCCGTCGACGCGCCCCGCGAGGAGCCGCACTGCCTCGTCGAGCAGGTGGGTCACACGCTCGTGGTGACCATGAACCGGCCGGCCCGGCGCAACGCCCTGTCGGGGCAGATGCTGCGGATCATGGAGGACGCCTGGGACCGGGTGAACGGCGACGACGACATCCGGGTCTGCATCCTGACCGGGGCCGGCGGCTACTTCTGCGCCGGCATGGACCTCCAGGCCGCCGACGACAAGCCGCCCTCGGAGAGCTTCGAGTCCGGGGAGTTCGACCCGACGGTGATCAAGGGCCTGCTCAAGGGCTTCCGCCTGACCAAGCCGCTCGTCGCGGCCGTGGAGGGACCGGCCATCGCGGGCGGCACCGAGATCCTGCAGGGCACCGACATCCGGGTGGCGGGCGAGTCGGCGAGGTTCGGTGTGGCCGAGGCGCGCTGGTCGCTCTACCCGATGGGCGGCTCGGCGGTGCGGCTCCCGCGGCAGGTCCCCTACACGGTGGCGGCCGAGCTGCTGCTGACCGGACGCACCCTCGGCGCCGCCGAGGCCAAGGCCCTGGGGCTCGTCGGGCACGTCGTCCCCGACGGCCAGGCACTGGCCAAGGCCCACGAGCTGGCCGACATGGTGGCCGCCAACGGCCCGCTGGCCGTCCAGGCGATCCTCAGGACGATGCGCGACTCCGAGGGCCGGCACGAGGAGGACTGCTGGGCCGCCGACGCCGCGGTGGGGGCCGCGGTGTTCTCGTCCGAGGACGCCAAGGAGGGCCCGCGGGCCTTCCTCGAGAAGCGCAAGCCGGTCTTCCGCGGGCGCTGA
- a CDS encoding RNA polymerase sigma factor, which yields MPQHSSSPTGPSYADGRAPLSDADLLRRIRAGHTESWDVLIDRHQRLVYSVALRSGLDPEDAVDVAQSTFLALLESQDSVKDDERLVGWLVTVTRRQAWRVRERRNRERPAAQPQSLDPDGLVDGGGLLDWEQLSVLHTALDQLGSPCRELLTALYLDVRRPTYAQVAREMGRSIGGIGPLRGRCLSRLRQLVAEAS from the coding sequence ATGCCACAGCACTCGTCGTCGCCCACCGGGCCGTCGTACGCCGACGGTCGTGCGCCGCTGTCCGACGCCGACCTGCTGCGCCGCATCCGCGCCGGCCACACCGAGTCGTGGGACGTCCTCATCGACCGGCACCAGCGGCTGGTGTACAGCGTGGCCCTGCGTAGCGGCCTGGACCCCGAGGACGCCGTCGACGTCGCCCAGTCGACCTTCCTGGCCCTGCTCGAGTCACAGGACTCGGTCAAGGACGACGAGCGCCTGGTGGGGTGGCTGGTCACCGTGACCCGACGCCAGGCCTGGCGGGTCAGGGAGCGGCGCAACCGCGAGCGTCCCGCGGCCCAGCCGCAGTCGCTCGACCCCGACGGGCTCGTCGACGGCGGAGGGCTGCTCGACTGGGAGCAGCTCAGCGTGCTGCACACGGCGCTCGACCAGCTCGGGAGCCCGTGCCGAGAGCTCCTCACGGCGCTCTACCTCGACGTGCGTCGGCCCACCTACGCCCAGGTCGCCCGCGAGATGGGGCGCTCCATCGGTGGCATCGGCCCGCTGCGCGGACGGTGTCTCTCCCGGCTGCGCCAGCTCGTGGCGGAGGCGTCGTGA
- a CDS encoding CHAT domain-containing tetratricopeptide repeat protein → MPEPTADDEPRLLDAVLDRAGGLVHRHPRRAERLAVWADRRAERAADRSRLARARYVRAQIMTERGELDAALALIADARRWWSEAGHTLAALRTDLGRMHVLDDLGRHHEAIEVGERLSAALAELGTAGPADDGQEARYVRAHAVKNLGVAYGLVGRHTEALEAYARAADEYAALGRHDETALPLANTGLELLALGRPVEALAAFDRAIEIFERADDPAFAAQCRGDAAQAHRQLGQVGEALRLLEEARGSLERLGALTEAVRLRLALAQTHLAVGLWDEAREAAGSAATQAAGSGLRHDEARARFLVSLCDLAEHRCGSALEELQRAGALFAEVDDRQHLARVALARAQGLAGLGAEDEAREAADEAVALLEAGGWQVPLVSARLLRADLATDPAEAEERLGAVAALVAGLDLPELSYEHELRTARVLRSRGELDLAADHLVRALAALERAAGSLPDYALLTAFRMHRSQAHGELVEVLLERGGPGDVAAASHVADDVRARTLADLLARAAGRGPVLSAAGRDLGEAYAELQAQYLAEEQAPPATPTRTRDLERRVSSLRTRHLGGAAGPGVRERRAGRRDVLVPTLAYHVSGDDLLAFVHRPDRVEARRLPGVVGRLGRLLDDLDDQWSRAAIASAHLASGARPLVGSARATLRDLHDLLIEPVADLLVGLGPRLCVVPDGEMGTVPFAALHDGQAHLLERWTITQAPSLLDADGAAPALPRAARAVVAGVPDEDAPLVEQEARAVAGCHPGAVLLAGPEATVAALSASVAGADVVHVACHGLHQPQDPLFSRLRLHDRWLPSAEVVQLDLDGALVVLSACQSGTHASQREPVGLAWAFLAAGAAGVVVCQWHVADATTAEVMAALHRALASGTPADEALRAAQRDAVAGGLHPYFWGAFALVVGPTRARAVSAQRLLDPTEAAV, encoded by the coding sequence GTGCCGGAGCCGACCGCAGACGACGAGCCCCGCCTGCTCGACGCGGTCCTGGACCGCGCGGGGGGCCTGGTGCACCGCCACCCCCGCCGGGCCGAGCGCCTCGCCGTGTGGGCCGACCGTCGCGCCGAGCGCGCCGCCGACCGCAGCCGCCTGGCCCGGGCCAGGTACGTGCGGGCCCAGATCATGACCGAGCGCGGAGAGCTCGACGCCGCCCTGGCGCTCATCGCCGACGCTCGGCGGTGGTGGAGCGAGGCCGGGCACACCCTGGCCGCCCTGCGCACCGACCTGGGGCGCATGCACGTCCTCGACGACCTGGGGCGCCACCACGAGGCCATCGAGGTGGGCGAGCGGCTGTCGGCCGCCCTCGCCGAGCTGGGCACGGCGGGTCCCGCGGACGACGGGCAGGAGGCCCGCTACGTGCGGGCCCACGCCGTGAAGAACCTGGGGGTCGCCTACGGGCTGGTCGGCAGGCACACCGAGGCGCTCGAGGCCTACGCCCGAGCCGCGGACGAGTACGCCGCCCTGGGCCGGCACGACGAGACCGCGCTGCCCCTGGCCAACACCGGGCTCGAGCTGCTCGCGCTGGGCCGTCCGGTCGAGGCGCTGGCGGCCTTCGACAGGGCGATCGAGATCTTCGAGCGGGCCGACGACCCCGCGTTCGCCGCGCAGTGCCGGGGCGACGCCGCCCAGGCGCACCGCCAGCTCGGGCAGGTCGGCGAGGCCCTGCGGCTGCTGGAGGAGGCCCGAGGCAGCCTGGAGCGGCTGGGGGCCCTCACCGAGGCCGTGCGGTTGCGGCTCGCGCTGGCCCAGACCCACCTGGCCGTCGGGCTGTGGGACGAGGCGCGCGAGGCCGCCGGCTCGGCGGCGACCCAGGCCGCCGGGTCGGGGCTGCGCCACGACGAGGCACGCGCGCGCTTCCTGGTGTCGCTGTGCGACCTCGCGGAGCACCGGTGCGGGTCGGCGCTCGAGGAGCTGCAGCGGGCCGGGGCGCTCTTCGCCGAGGTCGACGACCGCCAGCACCTGGCCAGGGTGGCGCTGGCGCGTGCGCAGGGCCTGGCGGGGCTGGGCGCGGAGGACGAGGCGCGCGAGGCGGCGGACGAGGCGGTCGCCTTGCTGGAGGCGGGGGGCTGGCAGGTGCCGCTGGTGAGCGCACGGCTGCTGCGGGCGGACCTGGCCACCGACCCGGCCGAGGCCGAGGAGCGCCTGGGGGCGGTGGCCGCGCTGGTGGCCGGCCTCGACCTGCCCGAGCTCAGCTACGAGCACGAGCTGCGCACGGCCAGGGTGCTGCGCTCCCGCGGTGAGCTGGACCTGGCCGCCGACCACCTGGTGCGGGCCCTGGCCGCGCTCGAGCGCGCGGCCGGGTCGCTGCCCGACTACGCGTTGCTGACGGCGTTCCGCATGCACCGCTCGCAGGCGCACGGCGAGCTGGTCGAGGTGCTGCTCGAGCGTGGCGGACCGGGGGACGTCGCCGCGGCCAGCCACGTGGCCGACGACGTCCGGGCGCGCACGCTCGCCGACCTGCTCGCCCGAGCCGCGGGCCGGGGACCGGTCCTGTCGGCGGCGGGCCGCGACCTGGGTGAGGCGTACGCCGAGCTGCAGGCGCAGTACCTCGCCGAGGAGCAGGCCCCGCCCGCGACGCCGACCCGGACCCGCGACCTCGAACGGCGGGTCAGCAGCCTGCGCACGCGCCACCTGGGCGGGGCCGCCGGACCGGGCGTGCGCGAGCGCCGGGCGGGACGCCGGGACGTGCTGGTGCCGACGCTGGCCTACCACGTCTCGGGCGACGACCTGCTGGCCTTCGTGCACCGGCCCGACCGGGTCGAGGCGCGGCGGCTGCCCGGGGTCGTGGGCCGCCTGGGCCGCCTGCTCGACGACCTCGACGACCAGTGGAGCCGTGCCGCGATCGCCTCGGCGCACCTCGCCTCCGGCGCCCGGCCCCTGGTCGGGTCGGCCCGGGCCACGCTGCGCGACCTCCACGACCTGCTCATCGAGCCGGTCGCCGACCTGCTCGTCGGCCTGGGGCCCCGGTTGTGCGTGGTGCCGGACGGGGAGATGGGGACCGTGCCGTTCGCTGCCCTGCACGACGGGCAGGCCCACCTCCTCGAACGGTGGACGATCACCCAGGCCCCGAGCCTGCTGGACGCGGACGGGGCCGCCCCGGCCCTCCCGAGGGCCGCGCGGGCGGTGGTCGCCGGCGTGCCCGACGAGGACGCGCCCCTGGTCGAGCAGGAGGCGCGGGCCGTCGCCGGCTGCCACCCCGGTGCTGTCCTCCTGGCGGGCCCGGAGGCCACGGTGGCGGCGCTGTCCGCCTCCGTGGCCGGCGCCGACGTGGTGCACGTGGCCTGCCACGGGCTGCACCAGCCGCAGGACCCGCTCTTCTCCCGGCTGCGGCTGCACGACCGTTGGCTGCCCTCGGCCGAGGTCGTCCAGCTCGACCTCGACGGTGCCCTGGTGGTGCTCAGCGCCTGCCAGTCGGGCACCCATGCCAGCCAGCGCGAGCCGGTCGGCCTGGCCTGGGCCTTCCTGGCGGCGGGGGCGGCGGGCGTGGTGGTCTGCCAGTGGCACGTGGCGGACGCGACGACCGCGGAGGTGATGGCGGCCCTGCACCGCGCGCTCGCGTCGGGGACGCCCGCCGACGAGGCGCTCAGGGCCGCGCAGCGCGACGCCGTGGCGGGCGGGCTGCACCCCTACTTCTGGGGCGCCTTCGCGCTGGTCGTGGGCCCGACCAGGGCGCGCGCGGTGTCGGCGCAGCGACTCCTTGATCCGACGGAGGCAGCGGTCTAG
- a CDS encoding NAD(P)H-dependent flavin oxidoreductase — translation MRTPLCDRFGIEHPIFAFTPSEHVAAAVSRAGGLGVLGCVRFNDPAELERTLTWLDENTDGKPYGVDIVMPMKVPTEGSSVDLGAMIPEEHRRFVDETLLRLGVPPLPEGEGREGVLGWLHSVARSHLDIALAHRPVLIANALGSPPVDVIEKCHEHGVAVAALAGAAKHALSHVANGVDIIVAQGYEAGGHTGEIASMVLTPDIVDAVGPDVPVLGAGGIGSGRQVAASLALGAQGVWTGSIWLGTEEYRSLAGSAGWETAFLRATSSDTVRSRVYTGKPARLLKTRWTEAWAAEGAPAPLPMPLQNLLVSDAHNRINASGDPDVVAMPVGQVVGRMNEVRPVADVVAELVAGFEEAVASLEKVRG, via the coding sequence GTGCGCACCCCCCTCTGCGACCGCTTCGGCATCGAGCACCCGATCTTCGCCTTCACCCCCTCCGAGCACGTCGCCGCGGCGGTCTCGCGCGCCGGCGGGCTGGGGGTCCTGGGCTGCGTGCGGTTCAACGACCCCGCCGAGCTCGAGCGCACCTTGACCTGGCTCGACGAGAACACCGACGGCAAGCCGTACGGCGTCGACATCGTGATGCCGATGAAGGTGCCCACGGAGGGCTCCTCGGTCGACCTGGGCGCGATGATCCCCGAGGAGCACCGCCGCTTCGTCGACGAGACGCTGCTCAGGCTCGGGGTGCCGCCGCTTCCCGAGGGCGAGGGCCGCGAGGGCGTGCTGGGCTGGCTGCACTCGGTGGCCCGCTCGCACCTCGACATCGCGCTGGCGCACCGCCCGGTGCTGATCGCGAACGCGCTCGGCTCGCCGCCGGTCGACGTGATCGAGAAGTGCCACGAGCACGGGGTCGCCGTCGCCGCCCTGGCCGGCGCCGCCAAGCACGCGCTGAGCCACGTCGCCAACGGCGTCGACATCATCGTCGCCCAGGGCTACGAGGCCGGCGGGCACACCGGCGAGATCGCCAGCATGGTGCTGACCCCCGACATCGTCGACGCCGTCGGTCCCGACGTCCCGGTCCTCGGCGCCGGCGGCATCGGCTCGGGCCGCCAGGTCGCCGCGTCCCTGGCGCTGGGCGCCCAGGGCGTGTGGACCGGCTCGATCTGGCTCGGCACCGAGGAGTACCGCTCGCTGGCCGGCAGCGCCGGGTGGGAGACGGCCTTCCTGCGCGCCACCTCGAGCGACACCGTGCGCAGCCGGGTCTACACCGGCAAGCCGGCGCGCCTGCTCAAGACCAGGTGGACCGAGGCGTGGGCCGCTGAGGGCGCCCCCGCGCCGCTGCCGATGCCGTTGCAGAACCTGCTGGTCTCCGACGCCCACAACCGCATCAACGCCTCGGGCGACCCCGACGTCGTCGCGATGCCGGTGGGCCAGGTCGTGGGCCGGATGAACGAGGTGCGACCGGTCGCCGACGTGGTGGCCGAGCTCGTCGCCGGGTTCGAGGAGGCCGTGGCCTCGCTGGAGAAGGTGCGCGGCTGA